CCCTGCAGGCAGCGTTTCCCTGCCCTGGGCTCTCTCCCCCTGGGTATTTTGGCTCCGTGCAGCACCAGGTGTCCAGAACATTCCCTCCGGGCTGGGTCAGCACAGGTCAGCGTGGCCAAGGaggcccagggaggtggtggccaCTGGTGGGAACGCGGCTGTGGCTGCGTTGGTTGCCCCGTGGTGCTGGCACGGAGCTGTGCCGATGTCCCCAGGCCCCGCTGACGTGGGATGGTGCCTCCAGGacccctcccctctcctgtgACCCCCCGGCTGAGCCCACACCCCGAGATGTCCCGTCCCGAGCCCAGCAGGCGCCGCTGTTACGGCCTTAATTACTGTCATTAAATTAGGAAGGAGCgcccagcccaggggctcgTTTCCATTTGTACATCTTTATTGTTCCCTGCCCGGGGTCAAGTGCTGCAGAGGGATGGGCTGGGCCTGGTGGCAGGGTCCTGTCCCCCCCTGTGCTGCCCGGGACCCCCCAGGGCGGTGGGATCGGGGTGCCCGGCGCGTGTCGAGCATCCGTCCGTGTGCCCGCAGGGAAGTCCCACCTGGCCATCGTGCAGAAGGTGAACAACGAGGGCGAGGGAGACCCCTTCTAcgaggtgctggggctggtgacGCTGGAGGACGTCATCGAGGAGATCATCAAGTCGGAGATCCTGGACGAATCCGACACCTACAGTAGGTCCGGGGCTCGGCCCCGCGTCCCCGTCGCGTGCCGGGGTCCCCCGGGTGCCGCCCGCCCCCGCTAACGCCGCGCTCCCCGCAGCCGACAACCGCAGCAAGAAGCGGGTGGGCAACCAGAAGAACAAGAGGGACTTCTCGGCCTTCAAGGACCCCGTCAACGAGCTGAAGGTGAAGGTGTCcccgcagctgctgctggccgctCACCGCTTCCTCTCCACGGGTGAGTTTTGGGGGGATGCCACTCTCCAGTGGCCTTGTCCTGCCTGGAGGATCCCAGAGGTGGGGAAACGGGGGCACGGCGGTCGCTGCGTTGAAGCAGGAGCCGGGGATTTGGCAGGACACATTGAGGGAGGGGGCTGTGACTATGAGACCCCGCTATCCTCCCACCCTGTGCCCCCAAACGAAAAGGGAAGGGGCTCAGGGGTGGCAGCACTGACACTTGGCAGGGCCCTGTCCCTGCAGGAGGGTCCCGTCCATGTGCTGGTGTCAGTGGGGCCTGGGGTCCCCCTGCTTCCCCCAGTACCCCCCTCCGAGGGGACGGGACGAGGACAGGGAGCCCCGGCAGCTCTGACCCCATCCCTCCTCGCCCTCAGAGGTGACGCTCTTCACGCCCAACTTCATCTCGGAGAAGATCCTGCTGCGGCTGCTCAAGTACTCGGACGTCATCCAGGAGCTGAAGTTTGACGAGGAGAACAAGAAGTCCCCGCGCCATTTCCTCTACACCAAGAACAAGTCAGCCGACTACTTCATCCTCATCCTGCAGGTACCGCCGCTCCTCCTCGCTGGCTGGGAGCGGAGCGGTGCCACCGACCACGCCTGGGGTTCCCGGGGGGAGCCGTcaccccccggggggggctttggggagcCTCCTTCCACCCAGCCCAGCGCTGCGGGACGCGGTGTGCGGAGCCTGACGCCATCTCTCCCTTTTAGGGCAAGGTGGAGGTGGAGGCCGGCAAGGAGTGCATGAAGTTCGAGGCAGGAGCCTTCTCCTACTACGGGGTGATGGCCATCAGCCCGCCTCCGGTGTCGGGTAAGCGTCCCCCACGGCGTGGGCAGAGCCCCCCGCCCGTTTTAGAGCTGCTGTTGGGAAGaggaggtgctggaggaggctgtcCCCAGAGCGGGGGGAACTGGAGGCTGTGGCCGGGCTCCAGTTGGGGACCCTTTGGAGGTGACAGGCAGGGACCAAGCACTCGGGGACACGCCTGTCCCACCACTCTGTGCTCGGCTCCATGTCCCCAAACCCTACGGGACAGGACTTGGGGCAGCACCACCAGGGGCTCGGCACCGTGGTCACCCACCGGGACCCTGCCCGGTGCCGCGGTGCTGACCCCGTGCCCCCGTCCCCGCAGAGACCCGCTCCCCGTCCCACGTCAGCAGCCTGAACCGCTCGGCCTCCCTGAGCTACCACGAGCGCTCCGACTCCGTCTCGTCCCCCGTGGGCGGCAGCAACAACCAGCTCAACGCCGGCGCCCCGTACGTGGCCGACTTCAGCGTGCGCGCCCTCACCGACCTCCAGTTCGTCAAGGTGAGGCTGCgcagggccggggggcggccgggacCTCCTGGGGGACCCAATCCTCCACCCCAATCCTCTTCCATTCCCCCCGCAGATCACGCGGCAGGAGTACCAGAACGGCCTCACCGCCTCCCGCATGGACAGTTGTCCCCAGTCCCCGGACAGCAGCGCCCCCAAACCCGACCCGCCGGAGAAACCGGAGCCCGCGGACGAGACCACCAGCCTGCTGAACGAGAGGAACTGCCTGAGCCGCCGGAGCAACCACAGCCCCATGGAGAACTCCATCTGACCCCGGCCGCGGGCCAGGGACGCATCGGGACCCCCGCAGCCGCCCTGCGGGGGGGACCCTGCCCCGCTCAGAAACGCTCCGGTGGCCACGGAGCGGGTACGGGGCCGCGCCGGCCGCCCAGGGAACGGACGCGCCCGGCGTTCGCCGCAGGCACCCGCGGCGCGGTCCGAAAGGGAGCCcggttttgctgctgctgctttttggagACTGATTCCGTGGTTTCAGCGCGGTGGAGGCCGGAGGCCCCGCGGCCGGGCGGACGTTCGTTCGCATGCAGCTCAGGGAGCTTCAGGTCCCgcgggccgggccccccccatGGCCTCCCCGGGGGTGTTTTCGGGCCTCCTCCTTCGAGGGCGCTGAGGACAGCCAGGagaacccccccaaaaaataaaacatcaataAAACGGAGGCGgaacggggcgggggggtgaCTCAGGGAGTGCCGCGGCcccggggcggggggctcgggggggcaGGATCCGGCACACAGCTAGTGACCAAAGTACGGGCGGGGGGCTCCCCTCCGCCTCCTCCCAAGGAGTTTCTCCGAAATCGCCAGCCGGGACCCCCCCGTCGCTGCCGgggctccctccccaccccccccaaaaagcacAAGTCCCCTGGGTGACCGCTGTAAGTTATTGGGAGAaggttaattatttttgttaatcgTGTCGCGACTATCAGGTCCTAGGTTCTTCTGCGGGGAGATgctagaaataataataataataataatattaaatcatgatggaaataaaaaaaaaaaaaacttttttattaaatCTTCCTCTATGCAACCCTTTCCCCCCCCGagaatctgtatttatttttcgcATCGGGTTTGATTTGtatattttggggagggggaggccgGGCCCGGAGGCCCTGCAGGGGCCGGTGCCGCTGTTGCAGCCTCCCCCCCAGGTTGTGGAACCGACtctggaattttattttatttttttgccgaTCGggtaataaaaaaatctctataTCTGTATCGTCGGCCTCTTGCGTGCTTTGGGGGGGGGACGGAGGCTGAGAGCTGCCCACTCGCTTCGCCCTCGGTGCTCGGGGAGCCCCACCGGGATCCTGGGGGCGTTGGaggggggctggcagcgggtCGGGGCGGTGCTGagcccccaagacccccccgaGGTGTGTAAATACCTGCGGGGGGGTGTCCGGAGGGCGCAGCCGGTCTCTTTCCAGCTGTGGGCACCGGGTGGCTGATCGCCCCCACCCGtccccctcagcaccctgcccgGCGCCCCCTCTGCCTGCCGGGATGCTCCTGGGGCTGTCCCTTGTCACCCACCCACAGGCTGtcccctctgcctgccccaagctgcagggcagcacctgggggcagcttttttttggggtgcGAAGCTGCCTTTTGGCGAATCCTGGCTCTCCATCCACCATGAGCTGCAACCGCAGGACCTGCAGCTCCTCGGAGCACCCTGACGTGGGTGTCCCAAagccagctgggctgggagggggaCACGGAAgcggtttttttttttttttttgtcccagtgttttggttttggaggCGATAAAAGGTCGCCGGAGGGGCAGCGACAAGGGCACGCGCCTGTCCCAAAGGAGGACAAAAGGAGGTGCCCCCCCCTGCCCGTTCCATAGCGCCCTGCAGGTCCCTGGGGGGGGATTGGGACGGGGCCGTGTCCCCTCCGACGCTCTCCGTGCGCCGCCACCACCACGTCCGCACCATGCGCAGGGGACAGAGAGGCAGAGCCGGGTTTTGGTGCCGGGacctggttttgttctttttttccagcgGGGACAGAGCCCTgcgggtcccccccccccccaaatccacaCCGGCCTCACCGCTCCCCCCTCAGCCATCCAGCAGGTCCTGGAGCGCGGGGTCCGCCGTGTCGCAGGGCCGTCGTCCCCGGGCGTCGAGGGCGGCCGCCAGCGCGGGGtcgagctgcaggagcagggcgcAGACGTCCCGGTGGCCACACTCAGCCGCCTGCGGGTGACACCGGCGTCACTGCGGGCGTCACCGTGGGCGTCACCGCGGGTGGCACCGCGGGCGGGGGTCCCGTCCCCGCCACCCACCTTGTGCAGCCCGGTGCGGCCGTCCCCGTCGGCGGCGGAGGGGTCGGCGCCGTGCTCCAGGAGGAGCCGGACCACGGGCAGGTGGCCGCAGTAGCAGGCGCGGTGCAGGGCGGTGGCACCGCCGGGCGTGCGGGCGTCGCAGCGGGCAccgcgctgcagcagcaggcggcACACCCCCAGGTGCCCGTTACGGCTGGCGTAGTGCTGGGGGGGGCAACGGGGAGGCTGAGCGGCTTCTCCCCCCCCCGGTAGCCGGTGCCCAcccggtgccccctccccaatTCTGCCCCCCTTGGTACCCGGTGCCCTCCTGGTTTCCCCTcaccggtgcccggtgccccctGGTGGCCTCCCCCACCTCACACCCAGTGCCCCCCCGGTTCCTCCCCCCCGGTACCCGGTGCCCTCCCCGTTCCCCTCCCGGtacccagtgcccccccagctcctgcccccgTACCCAGTGCGCCCCCGGTTCCGCCTCCCAGTGCTCAGTGCCCacccggttcccccccccgcccggtACCCGGTTCTCCTCCAGGTACCTGTTGTCCCCCCGGTTTCTACCCCCCCCGGTATTTGGTGCCCCCCGGTTCTCCCCCCCAGTACCCGGTGCTCCCCCAGTTCCTCCCCCGGTCCCCGGTGCCctccggtgtcccccccccggtccccggTGCTCCGCCGGTTCTCACTCCCCCCGGTACCCGGTTCCCCCCCGGTTCCCTCCCCCATTCCCCGGTACTCTCCCGGTTCTCCCTCCCCCGGTACCCGGTTCCCCTCCggttccccccccggtccccGGTGCCCTCCGGTTTCCCTCCCGGTACCCGGTGCCTCCCCAATACACCCGGTTCCCCCCCGGTTCCCTCCCCCATTCCCCGGTGCTCTCCCGGttctccctccccccagccccccggtgccccccggtgccccccggtgccccccggtgcccccccggtgcccgtTGCCCCCCGTACCAGCGCGGTGTACCCGGCCGTGTCGGTCTCGCTGGGCTCCCCCCGccgctccagcagctgcagcacccgcGCCTCGTCCCCGTCCCGCGCTGCCGCCCAGATCCCTGCGGGCAGCGGCCGGGCTCAGACCGGGGGCACCGGGAACCGGCACCGGGAACCGGGAcccggccccccccgccccctcagcccccccacacaccccgcctcgcccccccccaggcccggcccggccgcggaCCCCGCTCGAAGTCCATCTCGGCCAGGCTCTGCCTCACGCCCGGCACCGCCGCCCCCGGGGGGCagcacggccccgggggggagcggcggcggcccgCAGCCATcggccggggcggggggggcgaaAGGAGCCGAGCGCGGCCGAACGGAGCCGAGTGGAGACGAAGGGGGCCCGAGTGAGACCCGAGCAGGGCCGAAGGGAGCCGAGTGGTTCCGAAGGTGCCCGAACGGTACCCGAGCGGTTCCGAAGGGAGCCCGGTAGAGACGAAGGGAGCCGAGCGGCACCCGAGTGGTTCCGAAGAGACCCGAATGGTCCCGAAGACACCTGAGTGATTCCGAAGGCACCCGAGTGGTTCCGAAGGGAGCCCGGCAGAGCCGAAGGGAGCCGAGCAGCACCCGAGCACTCCCGAAGGCTCCCGAGTGGTCCCGAAGGTTCCCGAGTGGTTCCGAACTCACCCGAGCACCCCCTCGCCCGATCCCCGAGCGCCGCAGCGCATGCGCACTCCCCCACCCCTCCGGCAGGgggcgccccctcccctcccctcctccccccggtgccccccccggtgcccccgccCCGTCCCCGCTTCCcacggccccggggccgccgcctGGCTCCGGGCCCAGCTCCCAGGCCCCGCCGGGACCCGGCTGCGGCTTCCGGCCCTCTCCCTGCTTCCCGGCagggcccccccaccccccccccggggaccacccccaccccaatcGGGTCCctaccggggggggggcaccgggctcGGGGCCAGCCCCGGGCAGCCGCAGGccccggggggcggccgggccccccccggcctGGGAACGGCGCCGCGATGCCCTTTTATAGCCCCGAGCGCCGCCGTTTTCCATGAGCTCagcacccggggggggggtgggggggagcccacacccccccccccccagcaccggacGCATCCccgcttttttctcttttttttttttttttcctcctttttattattaatataaaaatactcGGGTAtttacagcaaataaatatatttcggTAACAAATAAATTAcactgggggtgggggggggttatACAAAAGGGGCCCAGGCGGGCGGcgtgcaggggggggggggggggcagcaggcggggggggggggggggtatttaCAGCCGGGCCCCCCCGGGAGGGGGCGGATAGAAAAGttctcaggaaggaaaaaaacccgAAAAGTCCTCGTGGAGGCGGCCGAAAAGGGCCCGCGGTGGGAcacggtgggggggggggacacggggcacgGCCCCCAAGGCGGGTCACCGTCCCCAAAAATGGTCCCAAGGCCCTGGACGTGGCCCCCGCTGTGCCACGGGGCCCCAAGCAGGCTCCAGAGCCCGGGACACGGTCCCCAAGCCTTGTCCCGGTGCCTAGGACACGGTCCCCAAAATGGGCGACCGTCCCCAAGCCCTGTCCCTGGGCACAGGACACTGTCCCCAAGGCGGGGCGCGGTCCCCAAGCCCTGTCCCAATGCCTGGGACGCAGTCCCCAAGCCTTGTCCTGGTGCCTAGGACACGGTCCCCAAAACGGGTCCCGGTCCCCAAGCCTTGTCCCGGTGCCCGGGTCGCGGTTCCCAAAGCCAGACGCAGCGCCCAGGGCGCAGTACCGACGGTGGAGGTGGTGACACGGGGACAGCCGAGCCCCAGCGGTGTCACCCGAGGCAGGCAGGACGCGGTGCCCAGGTGGCTGCCGGTGCCCGTGCCGCGGTCCCGAGCCGGGTGCCGTTTCCCCGTGCTGCAGCCCCAAGGCGGGTGCTGGCAGCGGGGCGGCGATCCCCGCGGCGGGCGCCGGCGTCCTGGCGGCGGGTGCCGGGCCCTGAGGTAGGTTCGGCTGCACGGTGGCGGCTCAGACCGACGACTCCTCGGGGTTGGAGTCGGGCAGGGGCTGGCGCTGCTGCAGTTTGCGCCGCAGCTCCTCGGCCAGGTCGGCGCAGGGCGGCCGCTCCTCGGCACCCAGCGCCAGGCGGATGTAGCCGTTGGAGGAGGAACCGCGCAGGGGACCCAGGTGGATGCGGGTGGGCGagtgcaggggctgcccggggaTGGCGCTGGGTGGTGAGGTGGCACCCGGGGGGCCGCCGTTGCGGCAGACGGCGTGGCCCGGCACGATCTTGAGCGAGCCGTCCGAGTAGTAGTAGCTGGCCGGGTCCCAGAGCTTCTCGTCCGAGTCGGAGGCGGCGCTGGGCACGAAGCGCGGGCTGGGGGGCTCCTTGGGCAGCTCGATGGGGTACACCAGGGTGCTCTCGATGGCTTTGGCACCTTTGCCCAGCtcctcccgcagccgccgccaGAGCGAGaacaccaccagcaccagcaccaggcaCAGGGCGCCCAGGCACACCGCCACCACCCACACCAGCCCCAGGCTCTCCAGCGGCGCCCGCGTCTCCAGCGGCACCCCCGGGCCGGCCAGCACCGCCACCCGGTACACCTCGCTGCCCAGCCGGGCGCCCTGCTCCTCCGAGTAGCAGCGGTACGTGCCGCTGTGCTGCGCCCCGGCCCCCGGCACCACCAGCGCCCGCAGGCGGGCGTCGTGCAGCACCAGCGCCTGCTCGGCCGCCAGCGCTCGCCCCTCGAAGGTCCACAGCGCCTGCGCCAGGTTGGAGCCCAGGCGGCACGTCAGCACCAGGTCGGTGCCCGCCACCACCGTCACGTTTTTGGGGATGATGGGCcctgggggaggagaggggcgAGTCAGGAGGGGGGCGCACAGCACCGGGGGTGTCCCTGAGGTGTCACCTCCCGTGCCACGTGCCCTGCCGCCCCCGTGACACGTCCCCAACGTCCCGGCTCCACGCGGCGCCGGGTCTCACCTTGCTTGGCCACCTGCGGCAGGGTGCATGCGCGGGTGTCAGAGCTCAGCACGTCCTGGACCAGCTGGGACCTGCGGGAGGAGACGGCGGcggaggtgaggggggggcccCGCAGCGCAACGGGGAGTCCCGCGGGCACCCCCTTACCCGTTGAGGCCCTCGGTGCGGACGCAGAGGCTGGCGTTGCGGCTCCAGGCGCAGTACGGGTCCCGGGCGAGGACGCAGTCCGTGCAGGACTGGTAGCGGCTGCAGTCGGCCAGCGGCAGCTGGGCCACCTGGAAGCGCGAGCCGGCGAAGAGCAGCTTCTGCGAGGGCAGGGACAGGCGGGGAGGTGACAGTGAGGTGACACCGCGCGACGCCgtggcccccagccccttcccgcGGCACCGCTCACCTTCCGACCCGCCAGCACCAggctctccacgggctgcgccGGCTCGAAAACCTGCAGCTCCTCGACCAGGTGGACGTGAGCGCCCAGGTTCAGCGCCTTGTGCACCCAGCCGTCACCTGCGGGCCGTGGCAGGAGGGTGAGGGGCGTCCCCACAGCTCCCCTGCGtcccccccggccgcccggCAAGGTACCTGTGCCGATGAAGAGCACCTCGTAGATGGTGCCGTCCAGCCCCGACACCCGGTCCACCACCAGCTGGGTGAAGTTGGCGTCCTTCTTGAGCAGCAGCGGGCGCCCGCGGTGGGGCAGGATGGGCTCGTCCATCAGCGGGTGCTTCTTGGCGAAGTTGAGGGTGTTGTCGGGCAGCTCCAGGGAGCTGGCGAAGCCGTTCTGGCGGTGCCAGTCGGTGATGCACTGGGGACAGACAGTGCCGTCAGCACACAGCCggcccctgtgcccccccaccCTCTGCCacggccccgtgcccccccccagcactcaCCGCCCCGGGACGGGGGCTCGGCACCTCGTCCGAGTAGCGGCCCCACTTCTGCGCCTGCTCCCGGTACTCCTTGTAGGGCCCCTCGAACGCCTTCTTCACCTCCAGGATGTGGTACCGGCAGATAGCCGAGACGTCCACGTCCCCCCTGCAGGGACAGTGAAGGTTTGGGGGGGCACCGACCACGGGGAACcctctgggggctgtggggccacTTCCCACGCGCTCACCAGCGGGCCTGGAAGACCCCAAAAAACGTCGTGTCCTGCCAGTCGGCCCCGGGCAGGGTGAAGACAGCCTGGAGGCGGTTGAAGTGGAGCTGCTGCTCGGGCGCCGAGCACACCAGGCGAGCCTTGAGGAAGGTCGTCCACTTCTTCTGCAGCGTGCGGGCACCGCCGACATCCCCCTGGGCACCGAGCGGGCGTCAGGGCAGCACCGGCGCCTTTGCCAGCTGCACCGAGCCCCGCCGGGACAGCACCCCG
This genomic stretch from Anas platyrhynchos isolate ZD024472 breed Pekin duck chromosome 23, IASCAAS_PekinDuck_T2T, whole genome shotgun sequence harbors:
- the ANKRD39 gene encoding ankyrin repeat domain-containing protein 39 isoform X2 — translated: MAAGRRRSPPGPCCPPGAAVPGVRQSLAEMDFERGIWAAARDGDEARVLQLLERRGEPSETDTAGYTALHYASRNGHLGVCRLLLQRGARCDARTPGGATALHRACYCGHLPVVRLLLEHGADPSAADGDGRTGLHKAAECGHRDVCALLLQLDPALAAALDARGRRPCDTADPALQDLLDG
- the ANKRD39 gene encoding ankyrin repeat domain-containing protein 39 isoform X1, which encodes MENGGARGYKRASRRRSQAGGGPAAPRGLRLPGAGPEPGAPPPVSSGPFGSLRNHSGAARLPSSLPGSLRNRSGIWAAARDGDEARVLQLLERRGEPSETDTAGYTALHYASRNGHLGVCRLLLQRGARCDARTPGGATALHRACYCGHLPVVRLLLEHGADPSAADGDGRTGLHKAAECGHRDVCALLLQLDPALAAALDARGRRPCDTADPALQDLLDG
- the SEMA4C gene encoding semaphorin-4C, producing the protein MAPRSLLALASLLALVPSATPGSSWSAVPRKTVPYAELKDAAKRFSRGGVSHYLTLTLDEAEALLYVGAREAVFALATGTVELKAAISWEAPVEKKAECIQKGKNNQTDCFNYVRFLQSYNSSHLYACGTYAFQPKCTYIELSGFTLDQVAFEDGKGKCPYDPTKGHTGLIVDGELYSATFNNFLGTEPVILRNLGPHYSMKTEYLTSWLNEPHFVASAYVQESAASSTGDDDKVYFFFSERAVEYDCYAEQVVARVARVCKGDVGGARTLQKKWTTFLKARLVCSAPEQQLHFNRLQAVFTLPGADWQDTTFFGVFQARWGDVDVSAICRYHILEVKKAFEGPYKEYREQAQKWGRYSDEVPSPRPGACITDWHRQNGFASSLELPDNTLNFAKKHPLMDEPILPHRGRPLLLKKDANFTQLVVDRVSGLDGTIYEVLFIGTGDGWVHKALNLGAHVHLVEELQVFEPAQPVESLVLAGRKKLLFAGSRFQVAQLPLADCSRYQSCTDCVLARDPYCAWSRNASLCVRTEGLNGSQLVQDVLSSDTRACTLPQVAKQGPIIPKNVTVVAGTDLVLTCRLGSNLAQALWTFEGRALAAEQALVLHDARLRALVVPGAGAQHSGTYRCYSEEQGARLGSEVYRVAVLAGPGVPLETRAPLESLGLVWVVAVCLGALCLVLVLVVFSLWRRLREELGKGAKAIESTLVYPIELPKEPPSPRFVPSAASDSDEKLWDPASYYYSDGSLKIVPGHAVCRNGGPPGATSPPSAIPGQPLHSPTRIHLGPLRGSSSNGYIRLALGAEERPPCADLAEELRRKLQQRQPLPDSNPEESSV